Within the Telopea speciosissima isolate NSW1024214 ecotype Mountain lineage chromosome 4, Tspe_v1, whole genome shotgun sequence genome, the region ATCAATCATATTTTATTGGAGGAAATCCATAATCCTTCCCAAAGTAATAACACGGGGAGATTTGGGTTCTGAAAACGAAATTAATTCGAGATTTGGGTTCCAAATGCCACAttaattgaaaatttggcgTGAGACGAGAAGCTTCAATGCCCACACTTAACCAGGATGTAATGGAACACGTAAAATGCACGAAAAAAATAATAGGAATTTTGGCTGAGACAAGAAAGCTCCAATGCCCACTCTCAACTAAGAAGTAATGGGGTTTCGTAAAAAAGATGAACAATAAAGAACTACGTtaaagaatcaagaagaagaggagggggtgAAGTGGTTTCAGAGAGGATTAGAAAAGATTACCTTACAACCCAGTGAGCAAAACCTGAAGGAATCCAGAAGGCTTCGGCTACAAATCTCACAGGTATTGGTAACGCCCTTTCCGGGCCTCGGCTGTGGGCGCTCGTTGAGGAAGACGATTTTGGCACTGTTGATAATGTAGGTCTGAATTGCCGATATGTCTAAGTATTTCTGAACCTCATTAACCCTTATCACGTTGTGGTAAGAAGACCTCCGTATCTGTATCAATCagtcatagaaaaaaaaaaaaaaaccccaaaaaccgcCATTAGATTCTTTAACGGATTAAGCACCATCGATCGAATATCTTTAAGATGAAATTTGGGAAAACAAACCTGAACAACACTATGGTCTTTATGATTGATCAAGCAATAGGAACAAAGGGCATTTCCCATGCAATCCAAGCAATACATGTTACATTCACTCTTGTTAGAATCGCCATGGATTCTACAGGGTATGAAGTAGTTTGCATTCAACATCGGCTTTAACCATAGCGGACTGACATCGTTGCTTCCCATTCCAACTATTGGACTCACCTGACAACACAAACACAAAATCCATCTAAAACTGATGAAAACAGAAGAatagagaagggaaaaaagaaagtaagatcAAATGATTGAGATTTCCTCCTTTACCATGACTTTTTTATGATTGCCTTTCTCCAACCCAATCTTCTGCTCTTGATTCTCAATAGCCAGTTTGTCCAGTTATAGAACAATAAGATGAAATCCtggtctaaaaaaaaaaacccacattatcagaatcaaagaagaaaaaaaaaaaaaaaatcagagagaAAGATTCCAAAAGCAGCTTTAATGTTTGCCTTTTATTCGGCTACGGAAATCGGTAGCCAAAGAAAATCATAAACATTGGCTAAAATCACTAGCTTCACCTGAAGCTTGTAGAGAGGATCAAGAAGTGACATCGGCGCTGTGAAGTTTTAGCCTTTTTCTCGGCTAAGACTTAAAGAAAACCAGCAGGAAAAGATAATTAGAGAAATGACTGAGTAATAGTTGTACCTTGCAGAGAGGATTTGAGACTGAAATCGTCACTGTAAAGAAGATCAGTGGAAACGAGAAAGAGATGAAGACGAAAaggggggagagagggagagagagaagaagaggaggagaagaaatggcGTTAAAAGAGGGAGAGCTAAAAAGAAAGGTTTAGAGGGATAAAGTAACTATATAAGGCGGTCTGCTAAAAATAAGGAAACGTGCCAAAGACTTACGTCGGCGCATTTATCGACGGAGATGAACGGAGACACCattaagagattctctcatCTGACCCGTACGATAaatagcaatttttttttctaccatTTTATTGAGTTTTTGCTATTACTAGTCAAACAAACAAAAGCCTTTGCTTTGCTTACCCCACCACCGCGGAAAAAATTAAAacaggaaagaaagaggagagagtgagagagtgagagagtgagagagtgagagtgagagagggagggaaaaTGGAAACTCAACTGGTTTTGATTAGAGATGTTAAGAGTAGTCAACTTCCGAGCTTTGTTTCTGAAGCCTGGCCTTCGATATCTCATTCCAATTCAACGCGAGGACCGAACTTCTCTTCCCCTGTCCTTCATTGCTTAAATAATGGGAAGTAggtatctctcctcctcaaaacaaggggtagagatatcttttcatatgatgaagagagatagattcatgcgAGTACCGATTGCCGGTGTAGACTACACTcttggacagagttcttttcaATGCAAACATAAGAATATAACGTaatcaattaaaatttcttTATAAGTACTATAAGAGTGAAAATTGTAGAGCATGCTTTTAATTTACATGGCTCATGCACGAATTGTCAAAATCtacaatttataaaaaaaaaaaaaaaacaagtataaGGGTTAGTACTTGTCACTTGAAAGGATATTTATGCCATTATATAGTGCAAAGTAGATGAATTTGTATTGGCCTTAATCTTTTGGAAATGAGATATAGTGTCATAATGGGGGTACCTAAAGCCCATTTTGATTGTTGGAAAGGCCATCAAGGGTCCTGAGAGGCTTAAAATCATTGCATCCAATCCACGAAGGTACGCAGGAAAGCCCAAAGTATGTGAATACATACAAAGTAATTTCTCCAAGGTGAAGGTGACATTTCTGATGGTTCATGGCACAACCGACGGGGTGATGGCAACAGAATCTTCAGACAATGCTGAGCTTTGTTTGCAAGGCGAGCATTGGGAACGTAAGGACCAAATAGTTTGTCAATCATCATCATGGGAAATCACATGGTTTTGGCTGTCATGCCTATTACTCATGTTCCTCGTGCTTACAACGATATACATGATGTTTTGTCTGTCCTGCCTATTCCTCATGTTCCTCGTGTTCACAACGATATACATGCTGCTTTGTCTGTCTTGTCTATTCCTCCTGTTCCTCGTGCTCACAACGATATACACCATTACATAAGAGGATAAAAATAAATGTTATTTTTCGATTTGTAAAATTTACAtttatgttttgaaaaaaaataaaactctgCTTAGCAATGTGGtgcctgcgcccaaacacaaaGGTAGGCAAAATGATCACCTCACCCTTGTAGATGCGAAAAATCATGCTCCTCTTTATGCTCTCACATGCATTGTTATTGGTACTTGTGCTGGCACCAGGGCCATGCTTCAAAGCAAAGAATCTTTTCACTTATGTTTATTTCCggacttaactcctctcaggttccctgcccgatcaggttcgtaggttctcATATTTCAACAGATCCTCCCTGCTTGAATTTGGGAATGTTCTGAGGTTCTTTTTGCATTTCATGTGatacttgttttatttttttcactcttttctTGTATAGGTTTAGGTCAAGGTGGAAGATTATATCCTACTTTATTTTATTGTCTTCTTGTTAAGAAGACATTTTCCCTTCGCATACATATCATGTTACATCTCATGTTCTTGTTTGAATTGGTTTTGGCAAATTGCAATCTATCTTACAAACATTGTGAGAATTCCTTGTTGCACTGTTCAGGCAGGGGGGTGAGGTCGACATTTTcgaccccctatgagaggaacctgaccagacagggaacctgagagaagaaaatttctttatttcctcccctcacctcccctcccctccccttcccttccctttttttatggAACGCATGCATTTAGAAGCTCATTAATATTGATTTTAACCCAATTTGACGTATTtttaggaaagaaaaatttCCTATATCtatgagataagaaaattaaCTATAAAACAAGTAGGTTTGACTTtcttttatacttactttgtcTTGTAAGCTActtgtattgtaatattttttttcttatctggTACATTTAAGAAATTATCCTTTTCTTATAAATCACGATTGTATACTAATGTGTTcctttggttgttttttttttttttttggtggtaaaaTTCTCACATTGCTATTGTTAAGTTAATGTTATAGCTAGTGGATTATCTTGCAAATTACGAAGTTATTCCGGGAACATACTTTTATGGGCATGGGACACTATTCCAAACCTCGATATAGATTTTGTTAGTCTTCTAGTTATATTACCTATTGATGGCAATGCTTCTTGTTAACTAATAATTGttataagaaaattttaaatatgaACTTAAATAAGAGAACAAAACTAGCTCTTTGTAAAGTAAATTCggaaaatacatatataacGTGGATCGAACCATAGTAAAGGAAATGTCTCAATCAAGAGATTTGAACTCGAAACCTCCTAAAGAACATGGGCATGAAACACATCACGGCTCACCAATTGCTCTAAGCTGATTGGttagaaattgatttttttgtttacttgagggtTAAGGGCCGAGTGACTGAACCTGAGGATAACGTTGAGCCTGCGGATAACGTTCTATTAATTGGGAGACATTAACAGACAGGAAGAGGGAAGacggaagaggaagagagagagagaaagcacaAGGTTCATGACTGACGGCGCCGACTTTATCGCCGCCTCTAGTATTCACGATTGTCACGAAAAAAGAAAGGGACGTGGCAAGAGAATGCACGTGTTACCGTGGGATTCCCAACTCCTGACTTCTAGACACACTTTTTGTTACGTGTCGGAAATATAAGAATCGAAGGTGTCGGCAAGCAAAGGCCTCCAATGATTCGCTGCTGTCACTGTCCGAAATTTCGAGGGGAAATCGTCGTGTCGTGTCCAGTGAGTTCGGGCGTTGTACTTGGAATGTATCTTTTGGGTCCTACTTGGGAGACTGGGCCTGGGAAGACAGAGAGAGTACATTTCTGATTTCTCCCCCGCCCCCCGCCCCGCGCCCCGGTGGGTTCATGGTTACGGCTGGTTCTGAAACCGAACCCGGTACTGATATGTATTGGTCTGTAATTCTGTATCGGTTGTAGGAGACGTTTTTTCATACAAAGATATCAATGgcagtaggggtgtcaaacagtTGGTTTGGGCCGGTTTGAATGATGTTGAATGGTTTGTTCTGAAAATGAGTGAGATTAAAATCAAATTGTTAAGGAGCTTTGGTTTTAATTGAGTTCAATTCTTCAATATTTGGTTAATATCATTTACATCAATTTTATTTTCGGGTTTTAACGATAATGAGATCTTAAATTTATAACTTGTAATTAAGAAAGATTGGGTAAGAATAACTTGAATCATCTTTCTCAAATGGAACAAGTTAATAATTaagaataagaaaattgatttgatgtgtttATATTGAAGTGAGAGCAAAAGAAGAATAACTTGTAAATGAAAGGCAACTAGTTCTGAAATTAATGGAAAAATAGAATGTGTAGCAAAAACATTGTATAGCAATCAACGAGATCAGGGGATTTATTGATTCTGGTGACAACAAGAAATCTTctcattaatattgaaatcaatcgATAATGAAatcacctattcataacctcatattaaaaaaaaaaacattattggtttaattcggttcgattttttCTATTTGGATTATCAGTTGGTTCAGTGCGGTTTGATTTTCAGTCGATATCATCATACCTCAGTTCAAAACTAGTCCGACAAGAATTGGTTCGGTTCCCTTCGGAATTTTCGGTTGGTTTCGGTCATTCTTAGTGATTCGACTaggtttgacacccctatgccAGCATGGAATTGGAACATTTTACCCACTATCTGTACTACACGGATTTAATGGTCCAATACTGATTCCTAAAACCTTGATCTTCCTTTTTTTATAAACGTTAATAAATGTGTTCAGAGGAAAacgagtcgagtcaaaaaacctagttttccaactatgattgtgggtttcttttatttttactttttacgAAAACCCTAATGTGGGTTCCTTACTGAAGATTTTGTCTCCCACAAACCTCAGCCCAATAATAGTTAAATTAAGTCCATATCTAGAAATTAGTTTTGCTTTGTATCGGCAAAATCTTTCAAATCTCGATTTAAGAATATCACAATTTACTGAAGTTCAGATTGTTCATGCAAATATGCCCATAAAAAAGGGAATATATGATCGATTGAATTTGTCTATGAAATTTTCCATATGATCGACCACATCACGGTAGAACTATGATGAATCATTGAGCAAAGGATGTCTATATTGGACCAAATAAAATTGTAAATGGAATAAATTATACATTGATAAATCgaatagaaaccaaaccaatttttGGGTGGACCGATAAAAAACCATTACAccataaactcaagagtgaagACTTTAAATTGCTGGTGTGTTATTAGGATGCTCATGCTAATAGTTGGGGCCAGCccggtcccagataatattcgggatttaaaaaaaaaaaaaatttctcatgcTAATTGTAGTTATGTAGGCCGATCAAAAACCATTACACCAGTGATTTTGTACATTTTATCTTCCTCAAAGCTATTACAGAACTTATGAAACCAGATACAAACTAAACAGAATTCAAACCGGATAaccgaaatagaaatcaaatcgGATAATCAAAACCAAATACAAATTGGGTAACCACATGTGGACAGTTGGAAACAAATagtattcggtttggtttttatttattcctattttttcctttaatcGATAGGAAACTGATCCATTTAAGTTAAAACATTAAATGGAGTTGATTTCTGGTTCAGTTTAAGGATTAAATGATTGTACAATTTTTCAGCCATCAGCTCCCGTGACGAATTCTATAGCCCATGATATGAAAGAGAAGGCGAGGATTAGCCGAGCGGCCCAGCCCCACTCCAGTCTATCCAAACCCCAAACCATTTAACACCCATGGGTGCGGATACTAGTTAGTTGGTATTAAATAGTAATGGACACGCCTACCCTCCAGTCTCTTGAACAGGGAGAACTGCAGGGTCCAGTGGATCCCACACCCACATTTCTCCCACTTTGTTCAATACTGTGCCTTTGTGGCTTGTGCAAGGTGTTttgtctgaaaaaaaaaatcattctttTTGGGTGGGCCGAAAGGTTGTTTGGGCTAGTTTGAGTAATTTCTAGGTTCTGTCTATGGCTCGGCCCATTCAATACTCAAGGCAGATTTTCCCAAAACCCAGTAATAACGCATTTATTGCTTGAGTTCGGCTGTGGACTATGGACCAAATAATACCCAAAAAGTAGGGATAGATTTGGGTGGGCCTTTTCCCAAAACTCAGTAATACCCAAAAGAAGGGGATTTGACGTGGGCCAAATGGTTGTATTAAAGTTTTGCTTGCCCTAGTACAACTCAGAATGAGCAAGGAGGTAGCCTTATCTAGGTTGCGCTGGCAGTTAGTCTCCACATTCATGGAGGGACCAGCCTTGATTTCACCATGGCCCAGTTACTTCAAAACTCAAGCGCCAATCCCGCAATTTTTAGGTCCGGGAACACAATTAAAGAGGAGTCTGGCCAGGCCGAGCTTGCACAGGTTCGCTCTGAACCTGGGCTGGGCCAGGGCGGATATTTCCATGTCAGTGGTCAGGCTGGCCCGAGTCCATACTAAGGCCTTGATATGAGCCCAGTCTAGTcctataaatataaatatatgattATACATAATTGCATCATACGCATGATCAAAAAACAAGAGCAGCTAGGGCCAGCTCGGCATAGCATAGCTCTGAAATGAGAAAAATAGGGGCTGCTAGGGATCAGGCTAATCTGACCAATTAGGTTTCAGGATCAATCAGGGCTGAGCTAGGAGTGGGTTCAGATATCCATTCCCGACGTTGGACTAAACTAGGCCTGGACTTCCACCCATTGAGGACAacggttcacccatcatcctaggatttttgtatgttctaaaattCCCTCCTGATACCTATTCTTGTCCTCTCCCGCCCTCGGTGagtgggatcccattcaccgtgggtggagggaaactcgatcctttattattttaaaatccTTTTGCTAAAAATCCGCACATTACATAAGAACTGAAaaaatatagatttttttttctggataaTGGAAAATAAGGTTTCAGATCTTACAAAAGTTGTGTGTAGATTACATACCATCACTTGGGTAATCTGACTAAAAATTCTTTCACTATGTAATAAAACTATCAGAATCAAGGATTTAGTTCTCGATACTATCGATACTGATGAATTAACCAAAATGGCCcatccaataccaattcctaaaaccGTGATTAGAAGAATTAACTTCTGATAGTAACCGACTATGTAGAGTAATGTAGTTGCTATAGTACTAGGTTTAACAAAGTTTCTCatatctaacaaaaaaaaaaaaaaaacatatataaggAATGAGTTCAACATTAACTATCTATGTAATGTGCTATATTTTATACAACACGAGTTTAATGAGGATTGTGTTTAATATGCATTCTTAAGAATGTGTTTTGGGGTTAGAATGCATTCTGGAGTAAATGAACACTGATTAATCAGTCGCATGGTTCTTTACTCACAACAAACTTTACgattacaaaataaataaataaataaatataaaggaaagagagttgcactcatccactcatAATCTCTTATTTGGATCTTCTATTGCCGAATTATCCCATCTTACTGTGCGTAAGCACAACAAGACATAAACTGACCGACTTACCCCCGCAATCTCACTCTCACCTTTTGTGATTTTGGTAAAACAATCTCACTTTCACCGCCACAGTACTCATGTGGATTCCTCTTCCTTTGCTTAAATGTTGGGGGAGTAAAACCAAATATTTAAATCTCACGAAAGTCACCctgctcccatcttcttctttgtgtATGCCTTTAGCTCTCCTCAAGATTTAGGGGTTTTTTAATCACAAAAATGATGACACATCTCCATCATGCTTATTGTAGGATGGCCACGTGTCTCTCAGCTGATCACCTGCCTCCATTTCTTTGTTtatcagttttttttatttttaattttcataacAAGGCACTTGTGCAGCTCGTTGAATACCCAAGTGGAATTGTGTTGGATCAGTCCTTCTATTCTATACTTATTGTCCCATTCAACCCATAACTTATCATAGATAAAGATCGAAATGTTTTCACCCATGCATTGGAATCGTCTTCGATCCATTCCACATCCTCTATATCCAATTTATAAAAGGAAGGGTTCTAGATTGGATTGAATTCCAATTCGAATTGACGTACTCAATCTAAACCGATTCTGATTCAAATCTACCGATTCACCCGATCTGATTCACATTTTTAAAACCCGGCCAACAACACAGTTTCTTTGCTCAACCAGCTACGCGGTCTTCGCCATTCTGAGTTTCGCTGCATTGCCTTTCAGTGAGGTGTCACCATAGGGCAGGGCCAGggggatccacatcctctacttccactatatgtacttccatcctacttccctCGCTTCTCAGTCCGTCACCTGTCTTTTTGAGTATTCAATGACTGGGATTCAatgaattcaaatttttttgaatttcacttTAGCCCTATCTGAACCACTATAAACCCACTCAAACCAACCCAACCCATTCGGTTCTCAtcgatcaaaccaaaccaaagtccattttcaaaaccctaacttaaAATCATCTACATCGTTTTGTTCAAGTTCAAACCGTTCTTCCCAAACGAAGAAAAGAACCGCCGTTGCTGCTCTTTTCTCCCATCAAACCGTGGTTCCATGAACCAAGAAGATCGATGGGGAAGAAGGTGAGTTTTGAACGACCTTTCTTCCCAAATCTAACACAAACTGTCGTTGCTCTGCTCTCAGACCCttcttctcattcctcttcttcttcccacaaaCTCATAAGCAACGAACATCGAATAGAGCTGAAGAGAAATTAGAGAGTTGGGTTGCCAGCCACTTTGCTTACTGCTACTACACATCTTCAGGAATCAGgaacaaatcaaaagcatttaaataacaaaatttaaaatttaaagaaaaggaaaacaaatttATTGTTGCTAAGACAACGATGACATCAATCGAAAttccaaacagaaaaaaaatctgTTAATCACAcgtcttcttccctttccttccacTCTGTTCATCGCTTTCTTGCCCTAAAccaccttcttctcccttctcatCTCATccgaataagaaaaaaaaatcgagagaTATACAACATACgtcaaaaaaaatctcaaattacaatctCGGATCACACCCCAAACAAATCCTTCTTCAATGACCATGAGGATTGGGGCTGAATCAACTATAAATTAAGTGATAATTAAATTTTCCATCTTCAATCGAGAAACAAGTGGAGAATATTTGCAGAAATTAAACTCAATCTCATTACGTAACAATTTCGTCAATTTCTTTTCGTTAATTGGGAGGTAAAACCCGTATGAATCCCCTAAAAAATCTCGAACTATCCAACAGTATCAATAAAAAGAAGATATACCCAAggtagaagaaagagaaaatttatCAACCACTACAGAGtatttctgttttctttacACAGATTTCTTACAGAGCTAATTCTATAGTTTTCCACATCCGATTTCATCCACTCTTTCAACCCTTAACATCcggagaaaaggaaagaagtgtGGGTACAGAGGTTCAAACAATAAAGAGGTTCGACGCGGGTTCGAACAAGAAACCACCGACAACAGCTGTCAACGCCAAGAAACTCGACCAGGAGACGGAACCGGCGGCGTTGAACTGAGTAGCGGCAGATATGAGACAGGCCATACAAAAGGCACGGTTGGCTAAGAAGATGAGTCAGGCCGATCTGGCTAAGCAGATCAACGAGAAACTACAACTGGTTCAGGAGTACGAGAACGGGAAAGCTGTTCCTAACCAGGCTGTGTTAGCGAAGATGGAGAGGGTCTTGGAAGTCAAGTTGAGAGGAAACTCAGGGTCGGGAAAGTGTAAGTGAATGTGATGGATTCCAAGTTATAGGTGAAGTTGTTGTGTGTCTAGTTCGTTTTCGTTCTACTGTCGGAACTTCAGCTGCTACTACATTCTGAACCATCGAGACGACCAAGACCATGAGGATCACAGCGGCGAAGAGTCTCATCTTCAATGACTCCAtttctatctcttcttcttcaatggactttggtttggtttgatcgaTAAGCAccggttgggttgggttggattgAGTGGGGTTTATAGTGATTCAGATAGGACTAaagtgaaattcaaaaaattttgaattcattGAATTCCAATCGTTGGATGCTAAAAAAGACAGATGGCGGATTGAGAAACGAGGGAAATAGGATGGAAGTACATATAatagaagtagaggatgtggatccggGCAGGGGGGGCATGGCCGCATGGGTGACAACATTAATCCCAGCTtcgttttggtttttgttttacttCCAAGAAAAACCAAGCACAAGTTTACCCACTTCCAACTCAGAAAACAGGACTAAAGCAAGGTACAATCATCAAATGCGACAACAAGGAATGgctgcttttctttttcttttctttctttctttatttttttattttttgtttttttagattAATGGATTTGTTGTTTTTTACTTATCAATGTGTTTAATGGTCCAATTTAAAATTATTGAGCACCGGAAACAGTCGCATACAAACTTTAAATTgttaataaacaaaacaaaaaaatacatataaataCATTAATTAAAAAAGGGAATGAGATTATGAAAAGggaaaatataaacaaaaaataagaataaataaagTGATGATATAAACACAGCTTTACAATTAAAGTAGCATTTGACATCCCCGTCACTCAGCACCTTTCTTTACTCACTCTCCTTTGACTGAACCTACAAAACTCAACCACCCCCCACGGCCCCACCACCATCCATCATACACCCACGAAATCGACATGGTGATCTGTATGAAATCCACATGGTGATCTTTgactatgagagagagagagagagagtgtgtgagaACACACACTGAAGAATCATAGGGAGGGGGACCGAGCGGTGGTCACCATTGTATGCACCGACACAATGATGATAAATACTTACCAAAGAAAGACACAATGATGATAAATTATACGCCAAATTTAAGCATTACACacgctagctagctagctagctagctagctctGCATGTCTGAGAGGGAGAAGGGTTTTGGGAGTTCTTCACTCTTTCTTGTCGTCTACAACTACTACAACTGAACTACTCCGATGGTTTTCTCCTCGAACTCCTTAATGGTGTTGGCTACCTTCTTCATGTTATCGTCGTATACGTAGGGCAACTTATCGTACCATGTCACTTCGCtcttattattctttttggacATTGGGACAAACTCCCGGCATGGTTCCCCTTCCACCGATATTGAATTGTGGTAATGGTAGTATCGGATCTTTGTCTCCGTCTTGTGCAGCGTTTTCCCTATTACGTTCTCCGACATGTGCACTCCCGTCGAGAATGCATTCCTCGCCTGTATAGCGTACTTCCTATCTCTCCTGATTCCTGTGCGAGACTCCCTGAACAGCAGCTTCTCGAACCCCCATTGCCTGAAAATGTCCACAAAAATGAGGAGATTAACATATAGACCCAAGGGATAATTCTTGACATCCTGAATCCAAAACAACATCACTATCAAACAAACATTAATGAACTTCTGTAACTCCCAATTGAATCCCTGACATTCATATCAAATGTTAATAGCATGAATTACTTGTACTGCCATTCTGCTCTGCTCTGTTTCTCACAACtgaagaaacagagaagggaAATCACGGGAATTACAGTATCGATCCTCTATTCTTAGTAACTCCTCAAGGTTTTTTTCCAATCCAACTATTGTTTCCTTTATACCAATCCAAGCAAGATTTTTTTATCCTAACCGGTACTGAGGAAAGAAAATTTCTGCTTCCAGCAACGGAAAACAGGAAACCCAAATTTAAATCCAAGTCAGAAGAACCATCTTTCTAGTTTACTTACTTTGAGTAATCCTGCGTGGAATCATTCAAACAGAGCTTACTGGACATGGGATTCTGCTCAATCGTGAACTGGGTATTATCAGAAAACTCCTGCAGAACCGATTCCAATGTGTTTCCATCGGGCAGATATATGTACTCATCGACATCGAAGTAAAATGTCCAATTCGAAGCGTGTCGGTACCGGTGCAAACAGTC harbors:
- the LOC122660014 gene encoding protein RGF1 INDUCIBLE TRANSCRIPTION FACTOR 1-like, whose product is MVSPIVGMGSNDVSPLWLKPMLNANYFIPCRIHGDSNKSECNMYCLDCMGNALCSYCLINHKDHSVVQIRRSSYHNVIRVNEVQKYLDISAIQTYIINSAKIVFLNERPQPRPGKGVTNTCEICSRSLLDSFRFCSLGCKLGGMNRGDPELSFTLRMKHNRDGMHGSESEDSSNTTKKLRRTFLFNHPMEDHQHRSVASADGERNWSSGDETANNISPATPPIVNYRTSRRKGIPRRAAPF